In a single window of the Olivibacter sp. SDN3 genome:
- a CDS encoding methyltransferase type 11 has product MKTVEIFKTDVRDEKNACEIIKFLLVQYKTVYKINFDLEDEDNILRVEANRTEIKIRDIIQTVVGLGYCRLTKFRTA; this is encoded by the coding sequence ATGAAAACAGTAGAAATTTTTAAAACAGATGTACGGGATGAAAAAAACGCCTGTGAAATTATAAAATTCCTTTTAGTACAATACAAAACTGTCTACAAAATTAACTTCGACCTTGAAGACGAAGATAATATTCTTAGAGTTGAAGCTAACCGCACTGAAATTAAAATAAGAGATATTATACAAACTGTGGTTGGTTTGGGATACTGTAGGCTTACCAAATTTAGGACAGCATAA
- a CDS encoding transposase yields the protein MKKSRISENQIVSAIKEHESGKSTSDICRELGVHQATFYNWKKKYSGMDSQELRRMKELEEENRRLKQMYADLALDHKILKDVLSKKF from the coding sequence ATGAAAAAGTCAAGAATCAGTGAGAACCAGATCGTTTCAGCGATCAAAGAACATGAGTCAGGTAAATCCACGTCGGATATCTGCCGGGAACTGGGGGTGCACCAAGCCACTTTTTATAACTGGAAAAAGAAGTACTCAGGGATGGACAGCCAGGAACTCCGCCGGATGAAAGAACTGGAGGAGGAGAACCGCCGTTTAAAGCAGATGTATGCAGATCTGGCCCTTGACCATAAGATCCTAAAAGACGTACTGTCAAAAAAGTTCTAA
- a CDS encoding RteC domain-containing protein: MRHPLNNIVADIQKQERKLSAETSSFIDEAYKMTIYLQELLHTLKDDVIKEGFSSKDEEIHFFKQVKPNILGKLIYYNKVYRIETACPVDNGNLYQSYFAIKLQGLKQEYREHICNSAFYRYYRSGRNDKDEEYFTLGNINYYDGLNSYVFEIDPKFSTYFDYKVAKIIANELIYNYLTTKLSPEQNPDVLLQQEETKDFFWTQTKNALIELIYALYACDAISHGKIGIRKISMVFQILFRVSLNDIHNSFHRMKTRAGSRTLFLDQLKYSLEEYMDREDNQ; the protein is encoded by the coding sequence ATGAGACATCCTTTGAACAACATTGTGGCTGACATCCAAAAGCAAGAAAGAAAGCTGTCAGCCGAAACATCCAGTTTCATTGACGAGGCGTATAAAATGACGATTTACCTCCAAGAGTTGTTGCATACCTTAAAGGATGACGTAATAAAAGAGGGCTTTTCCAGTAAGGACGAGGAAATACATTTTTTCAAACAGGTAAAGCCAAACATCCTCGGAAAACTTATCTATTACAATAAGGTGTACCGGATTGAGACAGCCTGCCCCGTAGATAACGGCAATTTGTACCAAAGTTATTTTGCTATCAAATTACAGGGTTTGAAACAGGAATACAGAGAGCATATATGCAATTCGGCTTTTTACAGATACTACCGTTCCGGCAGAAACGATAAAGACGAGGAATATTTCACGTTGGGAAACATTAATTATTATGATGGGCTGAACAGTTATGTATTTGAAATCGACCCCAAATTTTCGACCTACTTTGATTACAAAGTAGCGAAAATCATAGCCAACGAATTAATCTATAATTATCTGACGACAAAACTAAGCCCCGAACAAAATCCCGATGTATTACTACAACAGGAGGAAACAAAAGACTTCTTTTGGACACAGACAAAAAATGCCCTTATCGAATTGATTTATGCACTCTATGCCTGTGATGCCATTTCACATGGGAAAATCGGCATCCGCAAAATCAGCATGGTATTCCAAATCCTGTTCCGTGTGTCGCTGAACGACATCCATAACAGCTTCCATCGAATGAAAACCCGTGCAGGCTCACGGACATTGTTTTTAGACCAACTCAAATACAGTTTAGAGGAATATATGGACAGGGAAGACAACCAATAA
- the def gene encoding peptide deformylase, with protein MKRSILAYGHHILKQKCNDIEKDYPELDKLIADMWETMENANGCGLASPQIGLPVRLFIVDSKSTFDNLGEEERKFYFPQDDKGIMETFINAKIIQRSEELWEDEEGCLSIPNLFYKVKRNWAITIEYYNRNFKKQIRTFSGTTARMIQHEYDHTEGVLYLDYLKPLTKRLMASKLQKILKGQIVPTYPMNFIR; from the coding sequence ATGAAACGATCTATCTTAGCATACGGACACCATATCTTAAAACAGAAATGCAACGACATCGAAAAGGATTATCCTGAACTGGATAAATTAATTGCCGATATGTGGGAAACTATGGAAAATGCCAATGGTTGCGGATTGGCATCACCACAGATAGGACTTCCGGTTAGATTGTTTATCGTGGACAGTAAATCAACTTTTGATAACCTCGGAGAAGAAGAGAGAAAGTTTTATTTCCCCCAAGATGATAAAGGCATAATGGAAACTTTCATCAATGCCAAAATCATCCAACGGTCTGAAGAACTTTGGGAAGACGAAGAGGGCTGTTTAAGTATTCCAAATTTATTCTACAAAGTAAAGCGGAATTGGGCGATAACGATTGAATATTATAATCGGAATTTTAAAAAGCAAATCCGTACATTCAGTGGAACGACCGCGCGAATGATACAGCACGAATACGACCATACCGAGGGAGTTCTCTATCTCGATTATCTCAAGCCTTTGACAAAAAGGCTTATGGCTTCCAAACTTCAAAAAATCCTAAAAGGTCAAATTGTACCGACCTATCCCATGAACTTTATACGATAG
- a CDS encoding DNA topoisomerase produces MKAIIAEKPSVAREIATLLGATEKRDGYLTGNGYEVTWALGHLVGLAMPEDYGVSGFQREALPILPDPFLLTVRKIKKDKSYVPDNGALKQLKIIEQVIGRCDSIIVATDAGREGELIFRYIYEYLKCRKPFERLWISSLTEKAIKQGFDNLKAGSDFDGLYRAGQGRSKADWLVGINASQALSISAGRGVYSLGRVQTPTLALICKRYLENKDFAVKKYFQIQLEHRKEFTDFKSLSKTKWDDRKLADDTLKSIQRNGTATVTAVETKTATEQPPLLFDLTGLQKEANKRASYTAEETLNIAQSLYEKKFITYPRTGSKYIPEDMWSEIPALVRNLEARASCKKAVGKVKWGRFNKRIVNDVKVTDHHGLLITEKIPSELTAHENVIYDMIAHRLLEALSPACTKEITDIGLQALHYDFTLKGCKILEAGWRGIKEKFTDEDSEPVQELPELKVGDELKIKEASVLEKKTKPPVLYTEAGLLSAMENAGKEIDNEDERKALKDIGIGTPATRASIIETLFKRDYIRREKKSLIPTHKGLQVYGAVKDKKIADLAMTAEWEMALQKIENNEADAGAFQREMETYATSITRELLDTGIAHEKQPGIAT; encoded by the coding sequence ATGAAAGCAATCATTGCAGAAAAGCCAAGTGTGGCGAGAGAAATAGCTACCCTGTTGGGAGCGACCGAAAAACGGGATGGCTACCTCACAGGAAACGGCTACGAAGTTACGTGGGCATTGGGGCATTTGGTCGGACTGGCGATGCCCGAAGATTACGGGGTATCGGGCTTCCAAAGGGAAGCCTTGCCCATATTGCCCGACCCTTTTTTATTGACGGTACGCAAGATAAAAAAGGACAAAAGTTATGTTCCCGATAACGGGGCATTAAAACAGTTGAAGATTATCGAACAGGTCATCGGTAGATGCGATAGTATTATCGTGGCCACCGATGCCGGACGTGAGGGTGAACTCATCTTTAGGTATATCTATGAATACCTAAAATGCCGGAAACCCTTTGAACGTCTATGGATAAGCTCGCTCACGGAAAAGGCGATTAAACAGGGTTTTGACAACCTAAAAGCCGGAAGCGATTTTGACGGGCTATACAGAGCCGGACAAGGACGGAGCAAAGCCGATTGGCTTGTGGGTATCAATGCCTCGCAGGCGTTGAGCATTTCGGCAGGACGTGGCGTTTACTCGCTTGGTAGAGTACAAACGCCAACGCTTGCCCTCATCTGCAAGCGGTATTTGGAAAACAAGGATTTTGCCGTCAAAAAATACTTCCAAATCCAGTTGGAACACCGCAAGGAATTTACAGACTTTAAGAGCCTGTCAAAGACCAAATGGGATGACAGGAAACTTGCTGACGATACGCTGAAATCCATTCAGCGTAACGGAACAGCGACCGTTACGGCAGTGGAAACCAAAACAGCTACGGAGCAACCGCCATTGCTGTTCGACCTAACGGGATTGCAGAAAGAAGCCAATAAAAGAGCATCCTATACTGCCGAGGAAACATTGAACATTGCCCAAAGCCTGTATGAAAAGAAGTTTATCACCTACCCCCGTACAGGAAGCAAGTACATCCCCGAAGATATGTGGTCGGAAATCCCTGCACTGGTAAGAAATTTGGAAGCACGGGCTTCCTGCAAAAAAGCGGTCGGAAAAGTGAAATGGGGGCGTTTCAACAAACGCATCGTGAATGACGTAAAGGTCACAGACCACCACGGTCTGCTGATTACCGAAAAAATCCCGTCCGAATTAACGGCACACGAAAATGTTATTTATGATATGATTGCGCACCGCCTACTGGAAGCCCTTTCGCCTGCCTGTACCAAAGAAATAACCGACATCGGATTGCAGGCTCTGCACTATGACTTCACATTGAAAGGGTGTAAAATCCTCGAAGCCGGTTGGCGTGGCATCAAAGAAAAATTTACAGATGAGGACAGCGAGCCTGTGCAGGAACTGCCGGAATTAAAGGTCGGTGATGAGCTGAAAATCAAAGAGGCATCCGTACTGGAAAAGAAAACCAAACCGCCTGTGCTTTACACCGAGGCAGGTCTGTTGTCCGCAATGGAAAATGCCGGAAAAGAGATTGACAACGAGGACGAACGGAAAGCCCTAAAAGACATCGGCATCGGCACACCTGCCACAAGAGCCTCTATTATAGAAACGCTTTTTAAGAGGGATTACATTCGGCGTGAAAAGAAATCCCTAATCCCTACCCATAAGGGATTGCAGGTTTACGGGGCAGTAAAGGACAAAAAGATTGCCGATTTAGCCATGACCGCCGAATGGGAAATGGCATTGCAGAAAATCGAAAACAACGAGGCGGATGCAGGTGCTTTTCAGCGTGAAATGGAAACCTATGCCACTTCAATTACACGGGAACTTTTGGACACGGGCATTGCCCATGAAAAGCAACCTGGAATTGCAACTTAA
- a CDS encoding IS3 family transposase has protein sequence MAAYVISTHHTSISRACRVVCLPKSMYYYTKKKDDSETIDKLRELAEKHPTEGQDLYYSRIRREGLKWNYKRVRRVYLLLGMNRRRKVRKRVPARVQEPLVIPEAPLKTWSLDFMGDVLTNKRKFRTLNVIDDHNRQAIAIEVAHSMPATTVTGLLERIIKEHGKPLRFRTDNGPEFISREFREWCANKGIGIQFIQPGRPMQNGYIERFNRTFRENILDAYLFDNITQVQILAEEWMQDYNYSRPHEALGGKTPMEYRALPAACCY, from the coding sequence ATGGCTGCTTATGTGATTTCCACTCATCATACCAGCATCAGCAGGGCTTGCAGGGTGGTTTGCCTACCCAAGTCCATGTATTATTATACGAAGAAAAAAGACGACAGCGAAACCATTGACAAACTCCGGGAGCTAGCCGAAAAGCATCCCACCGAGGGTCAGGATCTTTATTATTCACGTATCCGGCGTGAAGGTCTGAAATGGAATTATAAACGTGTCCGCAGGGTCTATTTGCTCTTAGGCATGAACCGCCGGAGAAAAGTGCGCAAGCGCGTCCCTGCCCGGGTGCAGGAGCCGCTGGTGATACCGGAGGCGCCCCTTAAAACGTGGTCATTGGATTTTATGGGTGATGTATTGACCAACAAGCGGAAGTTCAGGACATTGAACGTGATCGATGATCATAATAGGCAGGCGATCGCCATAGAAGTCGCCCACAGTATGCCAGCAACCACAGTGACCGGATTATTGGAACGGATCATCAAAGAGCATGGAAAGCCCTTACGTTTCCGTACAGATAATGGGCCGGAGTTTATCAGCAGGGAATTTCGGGAATGGTGTGCCAATAAAGGAATCGGTATACAGTTCATCCAACCGGGCAGACCGATGCAGAATGGGTATATTGAGCGGTTCAACCGCACATTCAGGGAAAATATATTAGACGCCTATCTGTTTGATAATATCACTCAGGTTCAGATTCTTGCAGAGGAATGGATGCAGGACTATAATTACAGTAGACCCCATGAAGCACTTGGGGGAAAGACGCCAATGGAATACCGTGCCCTGCCGGCGGCATGTTGTTATTAG
- a CDS encoding IS256 family transposase, producing the protein MSIKESDFDFESMKDKALEQLRSGESLYGKNGAFAPLMKKFLEAALEAEMESHMDEAQRSGGNRRNGKSSKQIRTSEGTIDIDTPRDRRSNFEPQLVKKRETILAESLEKKILGMYGLGMSFRDISNHIKEMYDTDISHSTLSSITDKIIPQVREWQSRSLDSLYTIVWMDAMHYKVKEDHRFVSRAVYNILGVDRNGHKHLLGMYVSESEGANFWLSVLTDLQNRGVEDILIACIDNLKGFSEAIQGVFPDTEVQTCIVHQIRNSLKYVASKDQKEFMSDLKPVYRADTLDLAGLRMDELQDKWGEKYPVVIDSWRRNWDRLTTYFRYDKSIRKLIYTTNTIEGFHRQVRKVTKTKGAFTSDMALLKLIYLAHKNIKKKWTMPLANWGTTAQKLAIWFPGRMVLDLQ; encoded by the coding sequence ATGAGTATTAAAGAAAGCGATTTTGATTTTGAGTCCATGAAGGATAAAGCTCTGGAACAGTTACGCAGCGGAGAATCACTTTATGGCAAGAACGGAGCTTTTGCTCCTTTAATGAAGAAATTTTTAGAAGCCGCGTTGGAAGCTGAAATGGAGAGCCATATGGACGAAGCCCAACGCTCCGGTGGTAATCGGCGTAACGGCAAGTCCAGTAAGCAGATTCGGACTTCTGAGGGTACGATCGATATCGATACTCCCCGTGATCGTCGATCCAATTTCGAGCCCCAACTCGTTAAGAAACGGGAGACGATTTTAGCTGAGAGCCTAGAGAAGAAGATTTTAGGCATGTATGGCTTGGGTATGAGTTTTCGGGATATTTCCAACCACATCAAGGAGATGTACGATACGGATATCAGCCACAGTACACTTTCTTCGATTACCGATAAGATTATTCCCCAGGTCAGGGAATGGCAATCACGAAGCCTGGATTCTCTTTATACGATTGTTTGGATGGATGCCATGCACTACAAGGTGAAAGAAGACCATCGTTTTGTTTCTCGGGCTGTATACAATATCCTTGGCGTTGACCGAAACGGACATAAGCATTTATTAGGGATGTATGTTTCGGAGAGTGAGGGGGCTAACTTTTGGCTGAGCGTACTGACGGACTTACAGAACCGAGGTGTAGAGGATATCTTAATTGCCTGTATCGATAACCTAAAAGGGTTTTCAGAAGCAATACAGGGTGTTTTTCCCGATACCGAAGTACAGACCTGTATCGTGCACCAGATCCGGAATAGCTTAAAGTATGTGGCCAGTAAGGACCAAAAGGAGTTTATGAGCGATCTAAAGCCTGTCTACCGGGCTGACACATTGGATCTTGCCGGATTGCGGATGGATGAACTTCAGGATAAATGGGGTGAAAAGTATCCGGTGGTCATCGACTCCTGGCGGCGTAACTGGGATCGTCTGACCACCTATTTCCGATACGATAAATCCATCCGAAAATTGATCTACACCACCAATACGATCGAGGGATTCCATCGCCAGGTCCGTAAGGTCACTAAAACTAAAGGTGCCTTCACTTCAGATATGGCGTTATTGAAACTGATCTATCTAGCCCATAAAAACATTAAGAAGAAATGGACGATGCCACTGGCCAATTGGGGAACAACAGCACAGAAATTAGCCATTTGGTTTCCGGGAAGAATGGTGTTAGATTTGCAATAA
- a CDS encoding Crp/Fnr family transcriptional regulator — MGHIREYYERILKLQETEWEFIASHFDRRFFAKNETITRQGETEKYLSFVETGIVRFYIPDDENELTFNFCFDKEFTCAYNSFLTQTPSEYELQALTETVVWQISYDDLQKVYAETKAGNYLGRFVSEKLFLQKSKRELSLLKHTAKERYLNLFNEQPDILKFIPLKYVASYIGITPQALSRIRRQIA, encoded by the coding sequence ATGGGGCACATCAGAGAATACTACGAGCGGATACTAAAATTACAGGAAACAGAATGGGAATTTATAGCTTCCCACTTTGACAGGAGGTTTTTTGCCAAAAACGAAACCATCACACGACAGGGCGAAACAGAAAAATACCTTTCCTTTGTAGAAACAGGCATCGTTCGATTTTATATTCCAGATGATGAAAACGAACTGACTTTTAATTTCTGTTTTGATAAAGAATTTACCTGTGCTTACAATTCATTCCTGACCCAGACACCATCTGAATACGAATTGCAGGCATTGACGGAAACCGTGGTTTGGCAAATATCTTATGATGATTTGCAAAAAGTATATGCAGAGACCAAAGCAGGAAACTATTTAGGGCGTTTTGTGTCGGAGAAACTGTTTTTGCAAAAAAGCAAAAGAGAATTGTCGCTTTTAAAACATACAGCCAAAGAACGGTATCTAAACCTGTTCAATGAGCAACCTGATATTTTAAAATTCATTCCGTTAAAATACGTTGCTTCCTATATCGGGATAACACCACAGGCTTTGAGCCGGATACGCAGACAAATTGCATAG
- a CDS encoding GNAT family N-acetyltransferase, producing MINIRKADIDDVITISKLGRITFSDTFESFFNDKNDLLDYLEDIFSEKRIHDSILKAKSIYWIAFYDSIPVGYAKVKLDFTSQLIIPPNTCYLDKIYVVKKFISKEIGKELHKILMQEIIALKYQRIWLSVLKENQKAINFYHKKGYQIISQYSQNIGSQKFDFFVMALNLDEKAT from the coding sequence ATGATAAATATTAGAAAAGCCGACATAGATGACGTGATAACTATTTCAAAATTGGGACGTATAACATTTTCAGATACGTTTGAGTCTTTTTTCAACGACAAGAACGACCTGTTGGATTACTTGGAAGACATTTTTTCGGAAAAAAGGATTCACGACAGTATACTAAAAGCGAAATCCATTTATTGGATTGCTTTCTACGATAGCATTCCTGTTGGTTATGCGAAAGTTAAACTGGACTTCACAAGCCAATTGATAATCCCACCAAATACGTGCTATCTTGATAAGATTTATGTCGTAAAAAAATTTATAAGCAAAGAAATCGGTAAAGAACTGCATAAAATTTTAATGCAAGAAATAATTGCTTTAAAATATCAGCGTATTTGGCTCTCTGTATTAAAAGAGAATCAAAAGGCAATAAATTTTTATCACAAAAAGGGCTATCAGATAATAAGTCAGTATTCACAAAACATTGGTTCTCAGAAATTCGACTTTTTTGTAATGGCACTGAATTTAGACGAAAAAGCTACATGA
- a CDS encoding helix-turn-helix domain-containing protein — MNIDRMEFIAWMERIMERFDILKEYVLNIKKERHSIDGEELLDNQDLLLMLKISHRSLQRYRSTGKLPYYTISGKLYYKLSDVHQFIRESFKAPLRRTKENR; from the coding sequence ATGAACATCGACAGAATGGAATTTATCGCATGGATGGAACGTATCATGGAGCGTTTCGATATTTTGAAAGAGTACGTGCTAAACATCAAGAAAGAACGGCACAGCATAGACGGCGAGGAATTACTGGACAACCAAGACCTGCTCCTAATGCTGAAAATCAGCCACCGCTCTTTGCAACGATACCGCTCCACGGGCAAGCTACCGTATTACACCATCAGCGGAAAGCTGTACTACAAACTATCGGATGTACACCAGTTCATTAGGGAAAGTTTCAAAGCGCCCCTACGGCGTACAAAAGAAAACAGATGA
- a CDS encoding IS1380 family transposase produces the protein MVNLPIAYSDKPVTAFGGMSLLKRMIDKLGVIDALSSLNLPMPGSNRGYSPKDLVLSFWLGIWTGASRYIHCDWLRYDKVLQDIFGLDQMPSQSTYSRYFGKFNQSVNTEVFPALQDWFMQQFDIGSITVDFDSTVITRYGDQEGSAKGYNPNKRGRNSHHPLLAFISQTRMVANAWLRPGDTAASSSCIAFMQETFDRCLSSKNVGLVRADSGFYTEDILGYLEESHKNYVIAVRMYPNIKAEVLGERNWISLSKGIELSEMTFGHLNGKQRRYIIVKKRVDDRPNSGGKLFDEMPGYRYSCYVTNMDMPLDQIWNIYNSRADCENRIKELKQDFGLENFCLQNFWATEASFRFIMVAYNLISLFRHFALNEHNKAMHNTLKSYCFALGAWTVNHANRKVLKIALPVKRRAWMDGIFSKIENLPPKLKYS, from the coding sequence ATGGTTAACTTACCTATAGCATATTCAGACAAGCCAGTTACCGCCTTTGGGGGTATGAGTTTGTTGAAACGTATGATAGATAAATTAGGTGTTATAGATGCGCTTTCGTCCTTGAATTTACCAATGCCTGGTTCAAATAGAGGTTACTCTCCCAAAGATTTGGTTTTATCTTTTTGGTTAGGAATTTGGACAGGAGCCTCTCGATACATCCACTGTGATTGGTTGCGTTATGACAAGGTGTTGCAGGATATTTTCGGTCTGGATCAGATGCCCTCTCAGAGCACCTATAGTCGGTATTTTGGAAAATTCAATCAATCGGTAAATACGGAAGTTTTTCCTGCTCTTCAAGACTGGTTTATGCAACAATTTGATATCGGGAGCATCACAGTCGATTTTGATAGTACAGTAATTACCCGTTATGGAGACCAAGAGGGAAGTGCTAAAGGTTATAACCCGAATAAGCGGGGCCGTAATTCTCACCATCCTTTGCTGGCATTTATAAGTCAGACCCGTATGGTGGCCAATGCCTGGCTTCGTCCAGGGGACACGGCAGCCAGTTCATCCTGTATAGCATTCATGCAGGAAACATTTGACCGCTGTTTGTCCAGCAAGAATGTGGGGTTGGTAAGGGCAGATAGCGGCTTTTATACGGAGGATATTTTAGGTTATCTGGAAGAATCACATAAAAACTATGTGATTGCTGTTAGGATGTATCCCAATATCAAAGCGGAAGTTTTGGGAGAACGCAATTGGATCTCGTTAAGCAAGGGAATAGAATTATCCGAAATGACATTCGGACATCTTAATGGAAAGCAACGTCGTTACATTATCGTCAAAAAGCGAGTAGATGACCGCCCTAACAGCGGCGGAAAACTTTTTGATGAGATGCCCGGCTACAGGTATAGCTGTTATGTGACCAATATGGACATGCCATTGGATCAAATCTGGAATATCTATAACAGTAGAGCCGATTGTGAAAATAGAATCAAGGAACTTAAGCAGGATTTCGGACTGGAAAATTTCTGCTTACAGAACTTTTGGGCAACAGAAGCCTCTTTCAGATTCATTATGGTAGCTTATAATTTGATTAGTTTATTCCGTCATTTTGCATTAAATGAACACAATAAAGCTATGCACAACACACTCAAATCCTATTGCTTTGCATTAGGAGCCTGGACCGTAAATCACGCCAACAGAAAGGTGCTGAAAATAGCATTACCTGTAAAAAGAAGAGCTTGGATGGACGGAATTTTCTCTAAAATCGAAAATCTACCGCCTAAACTCAAATATTCTTAA
- a CDS encoding DUF3945 domain-containing protein, which produces MSEQTNENPQQYPEQLSDVLLVMDKEKKKIQAVTGVDENGNLKTVDATKKNQSQFMRVDRAGDLFTNFFSNFWRQLKDPTHFSFFKVPAKEAVETAKEMQKQVNAPTKEGEAVMAKHEVKEPKEQQQETKKDVEAPQATPETQQAQEKNEYRYKAEDVDWNYLAQFGINKERLEKDGQLDVLLKGYKTNKVYPTSVNFGAVIMRSEARLGFQDGEDGKPVLMMYGVRHEPNLKAPFFGHEFTKEDRENLLKTGNMGRVVELTNRKTGEKIPSIISIDHLTNEVIAFRHERIKIPDEIKGVKLTEDQKRDLKDGKAIYLEGLDFKNSANKNAHVQFNADKKYTEFLFGDKAPKQVQENDPKMFRNKVFSDEQYKQLTEGKTIYVSDFKDGKGNPYKGYVMLNKETGNYDFSFKNPNALKNKAQPAEAHKTQVDVNSNGKTNEATKHINEPLKPEQQTPKNKTQQQRQNDPNRPAKSRGVRR; this is translated from the coding sequence ATGAGCGAACAGACAAATGAAAATCCACAGCAATATCCCGAACAGCTTTCGGATGTGCTGTTGGTGATGGACAAGGAAAAAAAGAAAATCCAAGCCGTTACGGGTGTTGACGAAAACGGCAATCTGAAAACCGTTGATGCCACCAAGAAAAACCAAAGCCAATTTATGCGAGTGGACAGAGCCGGAGATTTGTTTACAAATTTCTTCTCCAACTTTTGGCGACAGCTTAAAGACCCGACCCATTTCTCATTCTTCAAAGTGCCTGCAAAGGAAGCGGTCGAAACCGCCAAAGAAATGCAGAAACAGGTCAATGCCCCCACCAAAGAGGGCGAGGCTGTCATGGCAAAGCATGAGGTCAAAGAGCCAAAGGAGCAACAACAGGAAACCAAAAAGGATGTGGAAGCACCACAGGCGACACCGGAAACACAGCAAGCACAGGAGAAAAACGAATACCGCTATAAGGCGGAAGATGTGGACTGGAATTATTTAGCGCAATTTGGGATAAACAAAGAGAGGCTTGAAAAAGACGGGCAATTGGATGTATTGTTAAAAGGCTATAAGACCAATAAGGTATATCCCACAAGTGTCAATTTCGGTGCGGTCATCATGCGCTCGGAAGCAAGGCTCGGTTTCCAAGACGGTGAAGACGGAAAACCTGTACTTATGATGTATGGTGTACGCCACGAACCCAACCTCAAAGCCCCTTTCTTTGGTCACGAGTTTACCAAAGAAGACAGGGAAAACCTGCTCAAAACCGGAAACATGGGGCGTGTGGTGGAATTGACCAACCGCAAAACAGGCGAAAAGATACCGTCTATTATCAGTATCGACCATCTCACGAACGAGGTCATTGCATTTAGGCATGAAAGAATAAAAATACCCGATGAGATTAAGGGCGTAAAGTTGACCGAAGACCAAAAACGGGATTTGAAAGATGGTAAAGCCATTTATTTAGAGGGATTGGACTTTAAAAACAGCGCAAACAAAAATGCCCATGTACAGTTCAACGCCGACAAAAAATATACGGAGTTTCTTTTTGGCGATAAAGCACCCAAACAGGTACAGGAAAACGACCCGAAAATGTTCCGCAACAAAGTGTTTTCGGATGAACAGTACAAGCAACTCACCGAGGGCAAGACGATTTACGTTTCGGATTTCAAGGACGGAAAAGGAAACCCGTATAAAGGATATGTCATGCTGAACAAAGAAACGGGAAATTATGATTTCAGCTTTAAAAACCCCAATGCGCTGAAAAATAAGGCACAACCTGCCGAAGCGCACAAAACACAGGTTGACGTAAACTCCAACGGGAAAACCAACGAAGCAACCAAGCACATCAACGAGCCTCTGAAACCGGAGCAACAAACGCCGAAAAACAAAACTCAACAGCAACGGCAGAATGACCCCAACCGTCCGGCTAAATCCAGAGGGGTAAGAAGATAA